A portion of the Gymnogyps californianus isolate 813 chromosome 25, ASM1813914v2, whole genome shotgun sequence genome contains these proteins:
- the LAYN gene encoding layilin — translation MLAAAALCAAALGWAAGARLLSAVDISLRRGQTVCRGGTQQPCYKIVYFHDASRRISYEEAHLACRADGGHLVSIEAEAEQRLIEKFIESLLASDGDFWIGLRRKKEEVDNSTECQNLYSWSDGSSSKFRNWYVDEPSCGSEICVVMYHQPSAPPGVGGPYMFQWNDDRCNMKNNFICKYSLENPTNAPIENSQRDVATEPLNPVFPEERRKKDANVTVVEAKEPVQSLGYILIPSIPVLLLLMVVTAIFWFWLFAKRRQDRIDASPKEEDAWLSNPRRNSPNLDIYKVIKKQSEADLAGTRPDTKNSSFRTQEDKVLDSLSRDYEDAAMNTSTSGFVTLTSTKSGFVTNDIYELCGDRVGRSKESAWVENEIYGY, via the exons ATGCTGGCGGCCGCGGCCCTTTGCGCCGCCgcgctgggctgggctgcggggGCACGGCTGCTCAGCG CAGTGGACATATCCCTCAGAAGAG gACAGACAGTTTGCCGGGGTGGAACACAGCAACCATGCTacaaaatagtttattttcatgATGCTTCACGCAGGATCAGCTATGAAGAAGCACACCTTGCCTGCAGAGCTGACGGCGGACATCTAGTCAGCATcgaagcagaagcagagcaaagaCTGATTGAAAAATTCATTGAGAGTCTCTTAGCTTCTGATGGAGATTTTTGGATAGGGcttaggaggaaaaaggaggaggtaGACAATAGTACAGAGTGTCAGAACCTCTACTCCTGGTCAGATGGCAGCTCATCCAAGTTCCG gAACTGGTATGTAGATGAGCCATCCTGTGGGAGTGAAATTTGTGTTGTGATGTACCACCAGCCATCTGCCCCACCAGGTGTCGGAGGTCCTTACATGTTTCAATGGAACGATGACAGATgcaacatgaaaaataacttcatttgcAAATATTCTCTTG agaacCCAACGAATGCTCCAATAGAGAATTCTCAAAGAG ATGTTGCAACAGAGCCCTTGAACCCAGTGTTCCCAGAAGAACGCCGTAAGAAAGATGCTAATGTAACAGTTGTAGAAGCCAAAG AACCTGTTCAGAGTCTTGGCTACATCCTTATTCCCAGCattcctgtgctgcttctcctgaTGGTCGTTACAGCcatcttctggttttggctttttgcaAAGAG GAGACAGGACCGAATAGATGCAAGCCCAAAGGAGGAAGATGCATGGCTGTCTAACCCCAGGAGGAACAGTCCAAATCTGGATATTTACAAAGTAATCAAGAAGCAATCAGAAGCAGATCTGGCTGGAACCAGGCCTGACACTAAGAATTCTTCCTTCCGTACACAGGAAGATAAGGTGCTTGACAGCCTCTCCAGGGATTATGAAGATGCAGCAATGAATACATCAACGAGTGGCTTTGTGACACTGACCAGCACCAAAAGTGGCTTTGTGACCAATGATATCTATGAGCTATGTGGAGATCGTGTCGGGAGAAGCAAGGAATCGGCATGGGTGGAGAATGAGATTTATGGATATTAA